CGACGTCACCGTCGGTCGGCCGTTGACCACGCACAGCTTCGCCAGTGCCGATGGGCCACGACCCCCGCGGCCTTCCGATCGGTCCGGGTGTTCTTCCCCGCGAGGGTGGTGGGCGGAGACCTGGGCACGTTGGAGGTCGGGGGAACGACCGACTTCGCGCGGTGGCTGCCCCTCGACTCGGTCCAGGGCCTGGAGCCCCGTGCCGACATCGTCGATATCGCACTCTCTGCCTGGCAGCGATATCGCTGACCTCCGGACTGGCTCGGGAACCGCTTCGACTACCTGCGCGCGTTGATCGCGGCCTCGTTCGCCCTGGGGAGCGTGTCCATGTGGTCGGCCTTTCGGCGGTGGTGAGCGCCGACCACCGACTGACCCCTTCGACGAGGGAGTGGCCTCACGCAGGCGGCGGGGCGGCCCGTCGTGCCAGCCTTCCCCGGCGCTCGTCGCCTCGAGCCGAGATGAACTCACGACACCAGTAAGCACTGAAGATCCCGAACATCACCGACGACCACCAGGCGTCGGAGGTGCCGACGACGAGCGTGACCGTGGAGAACACGAACAGCACCGAGGAGGTGATGGCCATGGCCAGCGACCCCCTCGATCCCATGAGCCGAGGTTAGGCCACGCAGGATGACTGAGGTTGGCGATCGGCAAGACACCGCGTAGGGACCTGCTCCTCACCGGTTCCCGGGGCCTTCCTCAACGCACGACGTCGTAGACCAGCTTGGTGACCCCGTTGGAGTAGGCGTCGGACTCCCGCAGGGCCAGGCGGTGCTGATCGCGGTCGGCGTGGCTGAAGATGCTCTTGCCGGCTCCGAGGATGACGGGGAAGACCAGCAGGTTGTAGCGGTCGATGAGGTCGGCGTCGGCCAGGCGACGTGCGAGGTCGGCGCTGCCGTGGATGAAGACGGCGCCGCCGTCGCCGTCCCGGAGGGCGGCCACGTCGTCGGTGAAGCGGAGGATCTGCGTAGGTCCCCACCCGTCGACGAGCGCGGTGTCGTCGAGGCTGGTGGAGACGACGTACTTGTGAAGGTCCTTGTAGGCGGCGTGGTCCTCGGAGTCGCGCCAGAACGGTGCGAAGGCCTCGTAGCTGCGACGGCCGAACATGAGCGCGCTGGTCTCGGCGAGCTCCTCACCCTTGAGGGAAAAGGCCTCGGGCACGAAGGGGGTGTGCATCACCCAACCCCCGCTGCGGTGCCCCTCGACCCGGCCGCCGGGGGAGTACACCACTCCGTCGACCGACATGAATCCCGTCCACACCAGCTCGCGCACGTCTCTGCCCTCCAGTGGTCATGACGGCGACCGGGTGGCGGCCGTCGGCTTGGCTCGATCCTGCCGAGCCCGTGGTGACGTCGCTGGCCAGGACGGTGCGACGTCGTGAATGTGACCCGCCGCGGCGCCACAACTCATCGGTTCACTCCTCAGACCCAAAAGCCTCCCACCAGTGAGTTGCGGCCGCTGCCCTTCACTGAGATCCCCCGGGCTACCTCATGGGTGGGCTTGGGGCAGGAGGCTCCCGCGGGGGTAGTCCAGCAGCCCTTGCAGCGTGATCGTCCAAGCCATAGGCGCTGCTGATGCGCTGGATGGCGTCGGACCAGGTGGCGGCGCTCAGCAGGGCGAAGAATCAGAGGTCACCGGCACCAGCGCCTCGGCACTTTTGTCTGCTCAGGGGTCTGCTGCACCGATAGGTGCAGCAGACCCTCTCACGTCGCCGGCCAGGCTGTGTGGCGGATCTGTGCGAAGTCGGTGGTGCCGAAGGAGTCCATGAGGTCGTAAAGGCCGTAGGCGGCTTGGCCGTTGATCAGGGCGTTGCAGGTGTCGTTGTCGTCGCCCTTGACCTTGTTCACGGCGCCGGAGAACTCAGTGGTGTCGGGGGCGCTGAGCCAGTACGAGGTGAGGACGCCTTCGCACTGGATGCCCGGGGCGACGTAGCCGTGGTCGTTCCGCGGTGTGGAGACCGCGTGCTGCATCCCGTGCTCGACGAGCTCGGCGATATCGAGGAGGGCGGGCATGTCGGCGAGGACTGCGACGTTGGCGAGGTCGCCGGTGAACTCGAGGAACTCGTTGTCGAGGTAGGTGCCGCCGGCGATGACGTCGCAGCCGGCCCATCCGGTGGACTTGAAGCCGGCTTGGTCCAGGAGCGTCCCTGGAGGCATGGGGACGTCCCAGAGGTAGACCCAGGAGGCGAGGATCTTGGCCGCCTTGACCGCTGCGGCCAGGTGCCGCGGTGCGCCGGTGAGCTGGTGGGCCTTGAGGAGTGAGCGCATCAGGAACATCACGCCGACCGAGTCGGTCTTGACCGACTTGATGTGGGTGGTGTCGTTCAGGCCGCCCATGTAGGCGACCGGGTCGACGAAGGTGTCGATGATGAAGTCGGCTGCTCTGGCTGCGGCCTGGCGGTAGCGGTCGTCGCCGGTGATCTGGTGGAGCAGGGCGAGGACGGGGATGGGGAAGATCGTCCCGCTCTTCTGCTCCTGGTAGGAGGCGCCGAACCAGGCGGCGGGTGAGGTGAGTCCGGTGCCGTCGGGGGCGTAGGCGCGGAACCAGGAGCCGTCGTCGGCCTGGGTGTCGAGAAGGAAGGCGCCGAAGCGCTCACCGGCGGCCCGCCAGGAGTCGCGGGTCTGCCCGGTGCGAAGGTAGGTGAGCAGCAGCGGGTAGACCGACTCGCACATGGTGCGCAGGTAGTTGCCCTGCTGGTCGCGTAGCTCGCGGGCGATGGGCATCAGAGCGTCGGCGATCTGCTTGCCGACGTAGCGGCGTACGGCGGACTCGTCCTCGGCGTACTGGAAGGGCATCAGGATGCCGGTGAACCAGTGGGTGAACTGATCGTTGAGGGGGTCGTAGATCCCGTGTGAGAAGCCGTTGGGCAGCTGGCAGTGGTCGACGAAGAAGTCCAGCACCCTCGCCGCGCGCTGGGCGTAGAGCGGGACGCCCTTCTGCTGCCCCCAGACGGTCTGGACGTAGGCCAGGAGGGCCTGGTCGCCGGAGAACCCGAACTCGAGCAGGGAGCCGAGGGTCTTGCCGGTGCGGGGGGAGAAGTGGACGAGGTAGCCGGCGGGCTCCTTGGCGTTCTCCTCTGGCTCCCAGTTGCGGTAGTAGAGCTGCGTCAGGAGCTGGCGGTGCTCGAGGGACTCCTCCAGCGTCACGTCCGGGTCGGGGCGGATTGTCGCAAGGTTCGTGCGCTGGTTCTCGTAAAACTCCCAGATCGCCTCGGTGAGGTCCACGCTGTGGGTGGCGCGGAGCTCGTAGTGCAGCTCGGCCGCCACGCCGGTGCGCATCGGGAGGTAGCCGGCCCAGCCGCTGCCGTCGGTGTCGAGGCAGAAGCTGTACTCCTCGGAAAACGGGAAGCTGCCCCGCAGGGCCACCTGGTGCTCCTCGACGGGAGCGAGACCGAGAGAGCCGATGTCGGTCTCCTGCACGAAGTAGCGCTCCGACAGCTGGTCAGGCGTCACCGCGGTGTCGAAGGTCGGCTTGTTCAGCCTGGCCATCGTGAACGTGGACCCGGAGCCCGGGTCACGAGCCAGGACACCGAGGATGCCGTTCTTGTCATCGCGGACGTCCTGGACGTAGGTGCCGAGGTAGTCCTCGACACCGTCGCCGTCGTTGTCGTTGCGGTTGTACAGGGTGCCTGGGATGAAGAACTGCCAGTCCGCCTCCCTCGCCCCGTGCACCGCCG
The sequence above is a segment of the Auraticoccus monumenti genome. Coding sequences within it:
- a CDS encoding dihydrofolate reductase family protein — its product is MRELVWTGFMSVDGVVYSPGGRVEGHRSGGWVMHTPFVPEAFSLKGEELAETSALMFGRRSYEAFAPFWRDSEDHAAYKDLHKYVVSTSLDDTALVDGWGPTQILRFTDDVAALRDGDGGAVFIHGSADLARRLADADLIDRYNLLVFPVILGAGKSIFSHADRDQHRLALRESDAYSNGVTKLVYDVVR
- a CDS encoding NUDIX hydrolase, translating into MIVDPLDGVLLTWFNGSRPAWTLPGGGVEYGESLEEAVVREVKEETGYDVTVGRPLTTHSFASADGPRPPRPSDRSGCSSPRGWWAETWARWRSGERPTSRGGCPSTRSRAWSPVPTSSISHSLPGSDIADLRTGSGTASTTCAR